A single Paenibacillus kribbensis DNA region contains:
- a CDS encoding GNAT family N-acetyltransferase translates to MPASISNFRIVPMDEHQAAAICEWRYDPPYNIYGWLPWEQMKALEVEFGNPTLRQEQYVAVLDEEGKLTGFAQYFPMVGVTRLGLGMHPDRCGQGRGSDFVRAIAEEARRRNPQNEIDLEVLTWNERAIRAYKAAGFELTDTYERLTPDGKKPFYCMVYQPDHQSQAL, encoded by the coding sequence ATGCCTGCCTCAATATCTAACTTTCGGATCGTACCGATGGACGAGCATCAGGCAGCTGCAATCTGTGAATGGCGCTATGATCCACCCTACAATATCTACGGCTGGCTGCCCTGGGAACAAATGAAGGCGCTGGAAGTCGAATTTGGGAATCCCACACTTCGCCAAGAGCAATATGTTGCCGTATTGGATGAGGAGGGCAAGCTGACGGGATTTGCGCAATATTTCCCTATGGTTGGTGTAACCCGGCTGGGTCTTGGAATGCATCCCGACAGATGCGGACAAGGCAGGGGTTCCGATTTTGTCCGTGCGATTGCTGAGGAAGCCAGACGGCGCAATCCGCAGAATGAAATTGATCTGGAGGTGCTCACCTGGAATGAGCGCGCCATCCGGGCCTACAAGGCAGCTGGATTTGAGCTTACAGATACCTATGAACGACTGACTCCGGATGGCAAAAAGCCATTTTATTGTATGGTATATCAGCCCGACCACCAGAGCCAGGCTCTATGA
- the tadA gene encoding tRNA adenosine(34) deaminase TadA, with protein MTIMDHAYWMKEAIQEAYKAEALGEVPIGAVIVKDNEIIGRGYNLRETDADPTAHAEIIAIRQASEHLGAWRLLDCRLYVTLEPCPMCAGAIVQSRVPHLIYGTTDPKAGCAGTLMNLLQEPRFNHCTEVTSGVLQEECASLLTSFFRNLRQKRAAAKLSFPPSSS; from the coding sequence GTGACCATTATGGATCACGCCTATTGGATGAAAGAAGCCATTCAGGAAGCGTACAAGGCAGAAGCGTTGGGTGAGGTACCGATCGGAGCTGTCATCGTAAAAGATAATGAAATCATAGGCCGCGGCTATAATTTGCGTGAGACCGATGCAGACCCGACAGCACATGCAGAGATTATTGCCATTCGTCAAGCAAGTGAACATCTGGGTGCTTGGCGACTGCTGGATTGCAGGCTGTATGTCACTTTGGAGCCGTGCCCGATGTGCGCCGGGGCTATTGTGCAGTCACGGGTTCCCCACTTGATATATGGCACCACAGATCCCAAGGCTGGCTGCGCAGGCACACTGATGAATTTATTACAGGAGCCCCGGTTCAATCATTGCACAGAGGTAACCAGTGGTGTGCTTCAAGAGGAATGCGCCTCGTTGCTAACGAGTTTCTTTCGAAATCTTCGGCAAAAGAGAGCCGCCGCAAAGTTGTCTTTTCCTCCGTCTTCATCCTGA
- the motB gene encoding flagellar motor protein MotB produces the protein MSKKRHEPHEEHADESWLLPYSDLMTLLLALFIVLFGMSSLDAKKFETMAQSLSAAFSGGTGVLDQSAANPSSQSMDMGKNKEQVSQPLKSKATSTSELQKQLAQREEEELKKLKKQMDQYIQDNGLSPLLNTKLNQSQLMITISDNALFSSGQAEVKPEARKLAKSISDMLQQFPGYDVIVSGHTDNVPISNSQFPSNFDLSAKRSLNFLRILLLNPQLDPTKFVSIGYGEYRPIASNQDGQGRAKNRRVEISVLRKYQNGTQVISPTSSASEG, from the coding sequence GTGAGTAAAAAAAGACATGAACCGCATGAAGAACATGCAGACGAAAGCTGGCTGTTGCCATATTCCGACTTAATGACCCTTCTGCTGGCACTATTCATCGTCTTATTCGGTATGAGCTCGCTGGATGCCAAAAAATTCGAAACTATGGCTCAATCCCTGAGTGCGGCTTTTAGCGGCGGCACAGGCGTGCTGGATCAATCGGCTGCCAATCCGTCGTCACAATCCATGGATATGGGCAAAAATAAAGAACAGGTATCCCAACCCCTAAAATCCAAAGCCACTTCTACCTCTGAACTGCAAAAGCAGCTCGCCCAGCGGGAAGAGGAAGAATTAAAGAAGCTTAAAAAGCAAATGGATCAGTATATTCAAGATAACGGCCTGTCTCCACTGCTGAACACCAAGCTGAACCAATCCCAGCTAATGATCACTATTAGCGATAATGCCTTATTTTCATCAGGGCAGGCCGAAGTTAAGCCGGAAGCGAGAAAGCTGGCCAAGTCAATTTCCGACATGCTCCAGCAGTTTCCAGGCTATGATGTGATCGTATCGGGTCATACAGATAATGTTCCCATCTCCAACAGCCAGTTTCCGTCCAATTTTGATTTGAGCGCCAAGCGCTCACTGAATTTCTTGCGTATATTGTTGCTCAATCCGCAGCTCGACCCAACCAAGTTTGTATCTATCGGTTATGGCGAGTATCGCCCAATAGCGAGTAACCAAGATGGTCAAGGACGCGCAAAAAACCGCCGTGTTGAGATTTCCGTTCTCCGCAAATATCAGAACGGTACACAAGTTATTAGCCCTACCTCAAGTGCGAGTGAAGGTTGA
- a CDS encoding C40 family peptidase, with the protein MKKKLTIAAMGLAIAFTSFTFGGGSAYADSKMDQIIQDAKGTSYRSGGTTLEGFDCSGFTMYVFNKLGIKLPHQSGSQFKMGSSVSRDEMRPGDLVFFNTTGRGISHVGIFVGEGKFAHSSSSRGVVVSSLNENYYANRYVGAKRIMSTDAYHAVASETPDDDNVE; encoded by the coding sequence TTGAAGAAGAAGCTAACGATCGCAGCCATGGGTCTTGCCATTGCCTTTACATCTTTTACATTCGGTGGCGGCAGTGCATATGCAGACTCTAAGATGGACCAGATCATCCAAGATGCCAAAGGAACAAGCTACAGAAGCGGAGGCACTACACTCGAAGGATTCGATTGCTCCGGCTTCACAATGTATGTATTTAACAAACTGGGAATTAAACTGCCGCATCAATCTGGTTCACAATTCAAAATGGGATCTTCCGTATCCCGCGATGAAATGAGACCTGGAGATCTGGTGTTCTTTAACACAACAGGAAGAGGCATTTCCCATGTAGGTATCTTCGTAGGTGAAGGGAAATTCGCTCACTCCTCGTCTTCACGTGGTGTAGTAGTTAGCTCACTGAACGAAAATTATTATGCTAACCGTTATGTCGGTGCAAAAAGAATCATGAGCACTGACGCTTACCACGCCGTAGCTTCTGAAACTCCTGATGACGACAATGTAGAATAA
- the rluF gene encoding 23S rRNA pseudouridine(2604) synthase RluF: MRINKFISETGFCSRREADKLVESGRVTINGEVAVLGSQAEEGDDVRVNGKPLREKSNHVYIALNKPVGITSTTESHIRGNIVDFVGHPQRIFPIGRLDKDSEGLILLTNDGDIVNKILRAEGKHEKEYIVTVDRPVTLSFVQGMSSGVKILGQRTLPCEVTRVSEYVFRIILTEGKNRQIRRMCAAFGYEVQKLQRLRIMNIRLGSLQKGAWRDLTEAEKQELGQMLDYTLS; the protein is encoded by the coding sequence TTGCGCATTAACAAGTTTATCAGCGAAACCGGCTTTTGCTCGCGTCGTGAGGCGGACAAGCTGGTAGAGAGCGGCCGCGTGACGATTAATGGTGAAGTGGCAGTGCTGGGCAGCCAGGCGGAGGAAGGCGATGACGTTCGCGTGAACGGCAAGCCATTACGCGAGAAGTCCAATCATGTATATATTGCATTGAACAAGCCGGTTGGAATAACCAGCACAACAGAGAGTCACATTAGAGGCAACATTGTCGATTTTGTGGGACACCCACAGCGGATATTCCCAATCGGACGTCTGGACAAGGATTCAGAAGGTCTCATTTTACTTACCAATGATGGGGACATTGTGAATAAGATTTTACGGGCCGAAGGCAAGCATGAGAAGGAATATATCGTAACGGTGGATCGTCCCGTCACATTATCTTTTGTGCAGGGGATGTCCAGTGGTGTAAAAATACTCGGCCAGCGGACGCTGCCTTGTGAGGTGACGCGTGTATCAGAGTATGTATTCCGTATTATCCTGACGGAAGGGAAGAATCGTCAAATCCGGCGGATGTGTGCTGCTTTCGGCTATGAAGTCCAAAAGCTGCAGCGACTGCGGATCATGAACATTCGATTGGGATCGCTCCAGAAAGGCGCCTGGCGCGACCTGACAGAGGCTGAAAAGCAGGAGCTTGGTCAGATGCTCGATTATACGCTTAGCTAA
- a CDS encoding PAS domain S-box protein, with protein MSIKIKITIILSGSVLFILLLNIALNYYTTHENLRSDSETKMVLTAKIIGEAIEQTRHSWEEVDKQLGYNLWLSATLAANQLDPDIQKIQQEQLQQIATRHRDINISLIVRDGEGYRVVKSSNPKEVTSSDPLNGHWKNAVDQLYAHGQARMAQGQNLDHFWTGSFDYTGLNSSHINKWGFYYDQKRNYLIRISFQYTSVQNFESILSPDEIVKQTQQVDYRIMEITGINPATFGGATMDKNGNDWKYYYMYNKPIQFGTYQLTRVQEDRLAVSRAILSGESIVQDCYIKGQRVLVSYIPFYPSNREAYVIRIVMNYDTITSVISKQLISLIAISIVLLEVVIIGSYVLASLFVRPIQSILAKVNEMADGHFDTRLEIKGGHELARLGERINAMAYNLGMYTRRLEQMYEENRSVKEHLESVINQTADAILVTDQEDRVVRINHAFEALYGWTKKELVGRTLEFVPPQQQAEYELQKESLLQGESIVSIETLRLRKDGSTVEISMSTSPILDEEGEIVGFISVSRDITGRNRMEELLRRSEKLTTVGQLAAGVAHEIRNPLTTLRGFLQLQQQNQVLNLKHNDIMMSELDRINLIVGEFLILAKPQAVHFQKKDVRYIVSDVISLLDSQAHLLGIVFNLQVTEEPALVYAEENQLKQVFINLLKNSMEAMSKGGMITIHLFLEGESVKIIIQDQGTGIPAEMLSKLGEPFFTNKETGTGLGLMVSQRIIQSHKGTLDIESTEGEGTTALVQLPIAKSE; from the coding sequence GTGTCAATAAAAATCAAAATAACGATTATTTTGTCGGGGTCAGTCCTGTTTATCCTTTTATTAAATATCGCACTTAATTATTACACGACCCACGAAAATCTAAGAAGTGACAGCGAAACGAAAATGGTTCTGACAGCTAAAATTATCGGAGAAGCCATCGAACAAACCCGGCATAGCTGGGAGGAGGTTGATAAACAGCTCGGATATAATCTGTGGCTTTCTGCCACGTTGGCTGCCAATCAGCTAGATCCTGACATCCAAAAAATACAGCAGGAACAACTTCAACAGATAGCCACACGCCATAGGGATATTAATATTTCTTTGATAGTTCGCGATGGGGAGGGATATAGGGTTGTCAAATCCTCAAATCCCAAAGAAGTAACGTCATCCGATCCATTGAATGGACATTGGAAAAATGCAGTCGACCAATTGTATGCGCATGGACAGGCTAGAATGGCGCAAGGACAGAATTTGGACCATTTTTGGACCGGATCATTTGATTACACAGGTTTAAACTCCTCACATATTAATAAATGGGGATTTTATTATGACCAAAAACGAAACTACTTAATTCGAATTTCCTTTCAGTATACTTCAGTACAAAATTTCGAATCCATCCTAAGCCCCGATGAGATCGTAAAGCAGACTCAGCAAGTGGATTATCGCATCATGGAGATTACAGGTATTAACCCTGCAACCTTTGGTGGCGCTACGATGGACAAGAACGGGAACGATTGGAAATACTATTATATGTACAACAAACCGATCCAATTCGGCACCTATCAACTAACTAGAGTGCAGGAGGATCGTTTGGCCGTGTCCAGGGCTATTCTCTCAGGGGAGAGTATTGTACAAGATTGTTATATTAAAGGCCAGCGGGTTCTCGTCAGTTACATACCTTTTTATCCGAGTAACCGTGAAGCCTATGTCATTCGCATTGTTATGAATTATGATACGATTACCTCTGTTATTTCCAAACAATTGATTAGCTTAATTGCCATTTCCATTGTCCTCCTGGAGGTTGTCATTATTGGGAGCTATGTGCTAGCCAGTCTGTTTGTCCGTCCTATTCAGTCCATTCTGGCGAAGGTGAATGAAATGGCCGATGGACATTTTGATACACGGCTAGAAATTAAGGGTGGCCATGAGCTGGCACGGCTGGGTGAGCGTATCAACGCGATGGCCTACAACCTGGGTATGTATACACGGAGACTCGAACAGATGTATGAGGAGAACCGTTCTGTAAAGGAGCATCTGGAATCGGTTATTAATCAGACAGCCGACGCGATTCTTGTGACCGATCAGGAAGATCGTGTCGTTCGGATTAATCATGCGTTTGAAGCCTTATACGGCTGGACCAAGAAAGAATTGGTTGGACGTACGCTGGAATTTGTACCTCCACAACAACAGGCGGAGTATGAACTGCAGAAGGAGAGCCTGCTTCAGGGTGAAAGCATCGTGTCCATTGAGACTCTTAGATTGCGCAAGGATGGAAGTACAGTAGAGATTAGTATGAGCACGTCGCCCATTCTGGATGAGGAAGGCGAAATTGTGGGATTTATCAGCGTCTCGCGTGATATTACAGGGCGCAACCGGATGGAGGAACTGCTGCGCAGATCAGAAAAACTGACAACAGTAGGACAACTGGCGGCAGGCGTGGCGCATGAGATTCGTAATCCGCTGACCACGCTACGGGGCTTTCTCCAGCTACAGCAGCAAAATCAAGTGCTGAATTTGAAGCACAACGATATTATGATGTCTGAACTGGATCGCATTAATTTGATTGTTGGCGAGTTTTTAATATTGGCGAAGCCACAGGCCGTGCATTTTCAGAAAAAAGATGTTCGTTATATTGTGAGCGATGTCATTTCGTTGCTTGATAGTCAGGCGCATCTGCTGGGTATTGTTTTTAACCTTCAGGTCACAGAGGAGCCTGCTCTTGTATACGCTGAAGAAAATCAGTTAAAACAGGTATTCATTAATTTACTTAAAAATAGTATGGAAGCTATGAGTAAAGGCGGTATGATCACGATTCATTTGTTCTTGGAGGGAGAAAGCGTTAAAATCATCATACAGGATCAGGGGACAGGTATTCCCGCAGAAATGCTGTCCAAGCTGGGAGAGCCTTTTTTCACCAACAAGGAAACAGGTACAGGACTCGGACTTATGGTCAGCCAGCGTATTATACAGAGTCATAAAGGCACACTGGATATTGAAAGCACAGAGGGAGAGGGAACGACAGCCCTTGTGCAGCTTCCGATTGCCAAGTCTGAGTAA
- a CDS encoding 4a-hydroxytetrahydrobiopterin dehydratase gives MPFTQEEIEAHLEKLEGWELEEGRWIVRKYNFSSFMKGIAFVDEVAAISEAFNHHPFITIDYKTVTLRLTSWDDGGIMAVDIKEAQQYNEAFEKMRSSH, from the coding sequence ATGCCTTTTACACAAGAAGAGATTGAAGCACATCTGGAGAAATTGGAGGGCTGGGAACTGGAGGAAGGACGTTGGATCGTTCGGAAATATAATTTTTCCAGTTTTATGAAAGGGATTGCATTCGTGGATGAGGTTGCTGCTATATCTGAAGCATTCAATCATCATCCGTTTATTACGATTGATTACAAGACCGTGACTTTGCGTTTGACCTCATGGGATGATGGCGGTATTATGGCCGTGGATATTAAGGAAGCCCAACAATATAATGAAGCTTTTGAGAAAATGCGTAGCAGTCATTAA
- the motA gene encoding flagellar motor stator protein MotA produces the protein MQITTIIGLVLGLLSLVVGMILKGAPVVNLVNNPAAYMIIFVGTAASIFMAFPMDDMKRVPKLFKIIFTQQKLLDRKELITTFTEWASITRREGLLALESKVEEIDDPFMRGGMRMIIDGNDQEFVRDVLMEDINATEDRHRAGALIFSQAGMYAPTLGVLGAVVGLIAALADLSDMEKLSHAIAAAFIATLLGIFTGYVLWHPMSNKLKRLSKKEVELKLMMVEGLLSIQSGISTIAISQKLAIFLTPTERASMTQKDGDSSE, from the coding sequence ATGCAAATTACAACCATTATTGGACTTGTGCTCGGGCTTTTGTCACTGGTCGTCGGGATGATCCTGAAGGGCGCGCCAGTCGTCAACTTGGTCAACAATCCCGCTGCTTACATGATTATTTTTGTCGGAACAGCAGCAAGTATATTCATGGCGTTTCCGATGGACGACATGAAACGGGTGCCAAAGCTGTTTAAAATTATTTTCACCCAGCAGAAATTGCTGGATCGCAAGGAGCTTATCACTACATTTACCGAATGGGCATCCATTACCCGTCGTGAAGGTCTGCTCGCGTTGGAATCCAAGGTCGAAGAGATCGACGATCCCTTTATGCGCGGCGGTATGCGTATGATTATCGATGGTAATGATCAGGAGTTCGTACGCGATGTTCTGATGGAAGACATTAACGCTACCGAAGATAGACACCGCGCCGGCGCACTGATTTTCTCCCAGGCTGGTATGTATGCTCCAACCCTTGGGGTTCTCGGTGCGGTCGTAGGTCTGATCGCGGCATTGGCCGACCTTAGTGACATGGAAAAGCTGTCTCACGCCATCGCTGCAGCCTTTATCGCAACGTTGCTGGGTATATTTACTGGTTATGTCCTGTGGCATCCAATGTCAAATAAGCTGAAACGACTCTCCAAAAAAGAGGTTGAGTTGAAGCTGATGATGGTCGAAGGCTTGCTCTCGATCCAATCGGGTATCTCTACCATTGCCATCAGCCAAAAGCTGGCGATCTTCTTAACTCCTACCGAACGGGCTAGTATGACCCAGAAGGATGGCGATTCCAGTGAGTAA
- a CDS encoding M1 family metallopeptidase — MTPARTKIVLLSTLALGLLAGTLWFAWQPQSSSDPQSIGQPARGSQSESALAPDTGKPSGANILAELPKNPPQPASEILSKRVVEYHIDVSLEEGQVLRGTETMTWKHPGKKTVNDLYLHLYPNAFSSMDTTFMKESGGKLRGDTMPKDGFGSMTLTELKTEDGLSLLHRTQYVQPDDGNANDRSLMKVRLPKPVRGGEEITLYMKFEVKLPAIFARMGATDDFVMAGQWFPKLSVYETAGQRGRAEEGWNLHQYHGNSEFYADFGIYSIRIRVPETHIVAATGFPTRGAVRQNGQKIYQFYADDVHDFAWAASPNFVTVEEPFSSAEVPGVKIKLYLDPSHKELKGRYLSAVKAALSYYSKWYGPYPYSTLSIVVPPKTGNGAGGMEYPTLITAAAADNLNPGYNLERTLVHEIGHQYFYGMVANNEFEEPWLDEGFTSYAEERLMEQEYGLTPNLPLQSGQIASPQPLNRESWKYGSSAAYGQNAYSRGKLVLQGIERQVGIKKMDRIMRTYVQTYRFKHPSSQDFQRIVERVTGRSWSHYFEQYVYDGQMADFSVDRITNHKLEKGYEAVVTLSKKGADYPKIPVQFTFKDGTTIFKAWDGAGKSTTYRLKSASPVSYVTVDPLYTIALENKHINNSLKAELNERQQTRWSISVTKLLETLLGSLSW; from the coding sequence ATGACCCCAGCACGCACCAAAATCGTTTTATTGTCTACACTAGCCCTCGGTCTCCTCGCAGGGACGTTATGGTTTGCCTGGCAGCCACAATCGTCATCCGATCCGCAATCCATAGGCCAACCAGCACGTGGCTCCCAGTCTGAGTCTGCGCTTGCGCCAGATACGGGCAAGCCTTCAGGGGCAAACATCCTGGCTGAGCTGCCTAAGAATCCTCCACAGCCTGCCTCAGAAATTCTCAGCAAAAGGGTGGTGGAGTATCACATTGATGTTTCCTTGGAAGAAGGACAGGTTTTGCGAGGTACAGAGACAATGACCTGGAAGCATCCGGGGAAGAAAACCGTGAACGATCTGTATCTCCATCTATACCCAAATGCCTTTTCTTCCATGGATACCACCTTTATGAAGGAATCCGGGGGCAAGCTGCGCGGAGACACCATGCCCAAGGACGGCTTCGGCTCCATGACGCTGACTGAGCTCAAGACGGAAGACGGCTTATCCCTTCTGCACCGTACTCAATATGTACAACCGGATGACGGTAACGCAAATGACCGCTCGCTCATGAAGGTACGTCTGCCCAAGCCGGTACGAGGTGGCGAAGAAATTACACTATATATGAAGTTTGAGGTCAAGCTGCCTGCCATTTTCGCACGGATGGGCGCGACAGATGATTTTGTAATGGCAGGACAGTGGTTTCCCAAGCTCAGCGTTTATGAGACTGCAGGACAGCGCGGGCGTGCCGAGGAGGGCTGGAATCTCCATCAGTATCATGGCAACTCCGAGTTTTATGCCGATTTTGGAATTTACAGCATACGGATTCGAGTACCTGAAACGCACATCGTAGCCGCAACCGGTTTTCCCACTCGCGGAGCAGTCCGACAAAATGGACAGAAAATATATCAATTTTATGCCGATGACGTGCACGATTTTGCCTGGGCCGCTTCACCCAACTTTGTAACCGTAGAAGAACCCTTTTCTTCTGCTGAAGTCCCCGGTGTCAAAATCAAGCTGTATCTCGACCCGTCGCACAAGGAACTCAAGGGACGCTATTTGAGCGCAGTCAAAGCCGCCCTTTCGTATTACAGCAAATGGTACGGGCCTTATCCATACTCCACCCTGTCCATCGTGGTTCCACCCAAAACAGGCAATGGCGCCGGAGGTATGGAATATCCGACACTGATCACGGCCGCCGCCGCAGATAACCTGAACCCCGGCTATAACCTGGAGCGGACATTAGTTCACGAAATTGGACATCAATATTTCTACGGGATGGTAGCCAATAATGAATTTGAGGAACCGTGGCTGGATGAAGGCTTCACCTCCTATGCAGAGGAACGACTTATGGAGCAGGAATACGGGCTCACCCCCAACTTGCCGCTACAATCAGGCCAGATAGCATCTCCTCAACCGCTAAACCGCGAGTCATGGAAGTATGGCTCCTCTGCAGCGTATGGGCAGAATGCCTACTCTCGAGGAAAGCTGGTACTGCAGGGCATTGAACGTCAGGTCGGAATAAAAAAAATGGATCGCATCATGCGCACTTACGTCCAGACGTACCGTTTCAAACATCCGTCATCACAGGATTTTCAACGTATCGTTGAGAGAGTCACCGGACGCTCATGGAGCCACTATTTTGAACAATATGTATATGACGGCCAGATGGCGGACTTCTCGGTGGATCGCATCACGAACCACAAGCTGGAGAAAGGATATGAAGCGGTCGTGACGCTGAGCAAAAAAGGTGCGGATTATCCCAAAATCCCCGTTCAATTTACCTTCAAGGATGGGACAACGATATTCAAGGCCTGGGACGGGGCGGGTAAAAGCACAACTTATCGGCTCAAGAGCGCCTCTCCCGTTTCATACGTGACCGTTGATCCGCTATATACCATTGCGCTGGAGAACAAGCATATCAACAATAGCCTGAAGGCCGAACTGAACGAAAGGCAGCAAACTCGTTGGAGCATAAGTGTAACCAAGCTGTTGGAGACACTGCTTGGAAGTCTGTCATGGTGA